Proteins co-encoded in one Papaver somniferum cultivar HN1 chromosome 5, ASM357369v1, whole genome shotgun sequence genomic window:
- the LOC113279598 gene encoding uncharacterized protein LOC113279598 — MVPLLVIPCKFIRFFILFRLRVHLLGFISMCGKLNCFGLLWILGVCKFQKTIQLMAAVRRLEDPQSELLLLRNCTGVSKLYFAMRTTAPKYVKEAQVVFDNHLSKYMRELVTGDGPGFGILQQRLVSLPIRDGGLGIYSMFDTMQYCFLASYSQTLHLQGNILQNVSSAFTSSSISVKGPVYQQAFDHFVQYFAGVTKDMPSLFNMSRRDSVLWQCNKTKHAQDYLLAIPADGLGQEMGPRQFCVVLSYRLGIPLFTENSVCLCCNRDMDVYGDHALHCAKEVRIKFRHDLARDTFSDICYRAGAHTKVEASLGFLSRDGGDSRPSDILVYNWEEGRDTCLDVTGVSPFAGGGVDTFTPGLALSKAVERKRCKYLDVCRATGYNFGTLAFTTLGELGIEIIEFLLRLKNYTARHDANIKVRNFLFIRLGLAIQKGVGVQLVARLQQVSCKILILLFINESFLLIVKNKC, encoded by the exons ATGGTACCATTATTGGTGATACCATGCAAGTTTATAAGGTTTTTCATATTATTCAGGTTGAGGGTGCATCTGTTGGGCTTCATCTCAATGTGCGGAAAACTGAATTGTTTTGGCCTTCTATGGATATTAGGAGTTTGCAA ATTTCAGAAGACCATACAGTTGATGGCGGCAGTTCGCAGGCTTGAAGACCCTCAAAGTGAATTGCTTCTTCTTCGCAACTGCACAGGTGTTTCTAAACTCTATTTTGCTATGCGTACTACTGCGCCTAAATATGTGAAAGAAGCACAAGTTGTATTTGATAATCATCTTTCAAAGTATATGAGGGAACTAGTGACTGGTGATGGTCCAGGTTTTGGCATATTACAACAAAGATTAGTATCTCTACCCATCAGAGATGGTGGTCTTGGTATTTATTCTATGTTTGACACCATGCAATATTGTTTTTTGGCTTCTTACTCTCAGACCTTACACCTACAGGGGAATATTTTACAAAATGTTTCATCTGCCTTCACATCTTCAAGCATTTCAGTTAAAGGTCCAGTTTATCAACAAGCTTTTGATCATTTTGTTCAA TATTTTGCAGGTGTGACGAAAGACATGCCTTCCCTTTTCAATATGTCAAGGAGGGACTCAGTGCTTTGGCAATGTAATAAAACCAAGCATGCTCAAGATTACTTACTTGCAATTCCTGCTGATGGACTTGGACAGGAGATGGGGCCACGTCAATTTTGTGTTGTTCTTTCTTATAGACTTGGCATTCCACTTTTTACAGAAAATAGTGTTTGTCTGTGTTGTAATAGAGATATGGATGTATATGGTGACCATGCATTGCATTGTGCTAAGGAAGTCAGaatcaagtttcgacatgatcttgCTCGTGACACCTTTTCGGATATTTGTTACAGGGCAGGTGCGCACACTAAAGTTGAAGCGTCTTTAGGTTTCTTATCTCGTGATGGCGGTGATTCCAGACCATCGGACATTCTTGTATACAATTGGGAGGAAGGCCGAGATACTTGTTTGGATGTGACAGGAGTTTCTCCTTTCGCCGGAGGTGGTGTAGACACTTTTACACCGGGTCTTGCTTTGTCTAAAGCCGTAGAGCGTAAAAGATGTAAATACCTTGATGTATGTAGAGCCACTGGGTATAATTTTGGTACCTTAGCTTTTACTACCCTAGGTGAGCTAGGTATTGAAATTATAGAGTTTTTGTTAAGATTGAAAAATTACACAGCTAGACATGATGCTAATATTAAAGTTCgcaattttctttttattagatTAGGTTTAGCTATCCAAAAAGGGGTTGGAGTGCAACTTGTTGCAAGGCTACAACAAGTTTCTTGTAAAATTTTAATTCTTCTTTTTATTAATGAAAGCTTTCTTTTAATTGTAAAAAATAAATGTTAA
- the LOC113277808 gene encoding uncharacterized protein LOC113277808, producing MPPRKVVNVQSKPKSKKRNKRNNGTSERRDEEEVPHASNSSISLSPASISNEKHGGPQDMSLLITYKDPIASRIWSGEMWHGSFRITIEMRHLLNSERSMKVHLKQ from the exons ATGCCCCCAAGGAAAGTAGTGAACGttcaatcaaaaccaaaatcaaaaaagag GAATAAACGAAACAATGGAACCTCGGAACgtcgagatgaagaagaagttccacATGCCTCTAATTCATCTATCTCACTTTCGCCGGCATCAATTTCAAATGAAAAACATGGAGGTCCTCAAGATATGTCTTTACTGATCACTTATAAAGACCCTATTGCATCACGTATATGGAGCGGAGAG ATGTGGCATGGAAGCTTCAGAATTACCATAGAGATGAGACACTTGCTGAATTCGGAGAGATCAATGAAGGTCCATCTCAAGCAGTAG
- the LOC113282709 gene encoding uncharacterized protein LOC113282709: MKKRVTKKRKQKVIDDPSPSSDSSPYIPNELILQSIVTRLPTRKIFQFKSVSKFWCNSISNDSGFALSHFAHHHNKTILSFNLFNVLQENEENLLKEDEDEDNVFDEDVDDTVLNEDEDEDNVLDEDEDTVLNENEDGDRVRNYFFRLQKNHSNIYLYDFKLLSKSDPPGHSIEPVGNCNGLACVKRLNASAGFEEIFIINRVTRETLNLTCLTPEIGDGRGLLTYLCHGFGFDSLSKEYKIVLIYTTSAIDGVRGFICMVVTLGGRSWRKIVTSTCDISPPPGHSPFPSKMVTTMWRNDHRYSTTCGNDLLWMVTNTGSDDGNKNQMLLSFDVHNEKMQFIRLPLEYNPLISTFKRDGSLEIDYHLMEFKGYPCVARSERVLKYKIDNPRSNYRRFCSYDIEVNLYILEDKIKQTWIEEKTYNVSLKDGSVSPASQYRNPFMRYFSSTISDNQVSPPTRMFSFSDRVILYWFDGGCLIFYDLEMKHHNLVQGIESSDVRTGDVFEAKMVEIRPDPDISEDIDDSECDCPCIDYQLHVQAENIISLKTFTPKEGEVGEFGCSVTNNFNYL; this comes from the coding sequence atgaagaagagagtgACGAAAAAACGCAAGCAAAAGGTCATTGATGATCCTTCTCCATCTTCTGATTCTTCTCCATATATTCCTAACGAGTTGATACTTCAGAGCATTGTGACCCGGTTACCGACTCGAAAGATATTTCAATTCAAATCTGTTAGTAAGTTTTGGTGCAATTCAATTTCTAATGATTCAGGATTTGCATTGTCTCACTTCGCTCATCATCACAATAAGACAATTTTGTCTTTTAATCTATTTAATGTGTtacaagaaaatgaagaaaatttgTTAAAggaagatgaggatgaagataatgtgttcgatgaagatgttgatgataCTGTGTTaaatgaagatgaggatgaagataatgtgtTAGATGAAGATGAGGATACTGTGTTAAATGAAAATGAAGATGGTGATCGGGTAAGAAATTACTTTTTTAGATTACAAAAGAATCATAGTAATATTTATTTATATGATTTTAAGTTATTATCAAAATCAGATCCACCAGGCCACTCGATTGAACCAGTAGGTAATTGTAATGGTTTAGCTTGTGTTAAACGTCTGAATGCATCAGCTGGTTTTGAAGAAATTTTTATTATCAATCGTGTTACTAGGGAAACCCTTAATCTCACCTGTTTAACTCCTGAGATTGGGGATGGAAGGGGATTGTTAACATATTTGTGTCATGGTTTTGGATTTGATTCATTGTCAAAAGAGTACAAGATTGTACTTATTTATACAACTTCAGCAATTGACGGTGTTCGGGGGTTTATCTGCATGGTTGTGACATTGGGAGGTAGATCATGGAGGAAGATAGTTACTAGTACTTGTGATATCTCGCCACCACCAGGCCACTCTCCTTTTCCAAGTAAAATGGTGACAACAATGTGGAGAAATGATCATAGATACTCCACCACTTGTGGAAATGATCTTTTATGGATGGTAACTAATACCGGCAGTGATGATGGGAACAAGAATCAGATGTTGCTCTCGTTTGACGTTCATAACGAGAAAATGCAGTTTATTCGACTCCCTCTTGAATACAATCCTCTGATCTCGACGTTCAAAAGGGATGGTTCTCTAGAAATTGATTATCATCTTATGGAGTTTAAAGGATATCCTTGTGTTGCACGTTCTGAAAGGGTATTGAAATATAAGATAGACAATCCACGCTCTAATTATAGAAGATTTTGTTCTTATGATATTGAGGTTAATTTGTATATATTGGAGGACAAGATCAAGCAAACATGGATAGAGGAGAAGACTTACAATGTTAGTTTGAAGGACGGCAGTGTATCTCCAGCAAGTCAATATCGCAATCCGTTCATGCGGTACTTCAGCTCTACCATTTCTGATAACCAAGTGTCTCCTCCTACACGTATGTTCAGTTTCTCTGATCGAGTGATACTGTATTGGTTTGATGGGGGATGTCTTATATTCTACGATTTGGAAATGAAACATCATAACCTGGTACAAGGCATCGAGTCCAGCGATGTGCGAACTGGTGATGTTTTTGAGGCTAAGATGGTAGAGATCAGGCCAGACCCTGATATTAGTGAGGATATTGATGATAGTGAATGTGATTGTCCCTGCATCGATTATCAGCTGCATGTGCAAGCGGAAAACATCATTTCGCTGAAAACCTTCACTCCTAAAGAAGGAGAAGTTGGTGAATTTGGTTGTTCTGTTACAAATAATTTCAATTATTTGTAA